Proteins encoded in a region of the Isosphaeraceae bacterium EP7 genome:
- a CDS encoding SPFH domain-containing protein, translated as MDENWESTAKPSQVMREILIVPRSTPEVPIALLAGIIIGGLMAMTGAVMGPRPMGVILIMLGAPLAAFCSLGFLVSLFGLFTVNPNEAKVLQLFGNYKGTVREPGLRWINPFFTKTRISLRVRNFESERLKVNDLAGNPIEIAAVVVWRVVDTAEALFHVEDYNNFVHVQSESALRNMALSYPYDAHIEGEISLRGHTAEVAEHLKTEIQDRLSQAGVEVLEARISHLAYASEIAHAMLQRQQAGAVIAARQMIVEGAVGMVEMALERLSHKQIVDLDNDKKAALVSNLLVVLCSDRGTQPVVNAGK; from the coding sequence GTGGACGAGAATTGGGAGAGCACGGCTAAGCCGTCTCAGGTGATGCGAGAGATCCTGATCGTCCCGCGGTCGACGCCGGAGGTCCCGATCGCACTCCTGGCAGGAATCATCATCGGCGGCTTGATGGCCATGACCGGTGCGGTCATGGGGCCCAGGCCCATGGGGGTGATTCTCATCATGCTAGGGGCGCCGCTCGCCGCTTTCTGCTCGCTCGGGTTTCTGGTCAGCCTGTTCGGGTTGTTCACGGTCAACCCGAACGAGGCGAAGGTGCTCCAGCTCTTCGGCAACTACAAGGGGACGGTGCGCGAGCCGGGGCTGCGGTGGATCAACCCGTTCTTCACCAAGACGCGAATCTCGCTTCGGGTGCGGAACTTCGAGAGCGAGCGGCTGAAGGTCAACGACCTGGCGGGCAACCCGATCGAGATCGCCGCCGTGGTGGTCTGGCGGGTGGTCGACACGGCCGAGGCCCTCTTCCACGTGGAAGATTACAACAACTTCGTCCACGTCCAGAGCGAGTCGGCCCTGCGCAACATGGCGCTCAGCTATCCCTACGACGCACACATCGAAGGGGAAATCTCGCTGCGGGGCCACACGGCGGAGGTGGCCGAGCACCTGAAGACGGAGATCCAGGACCGTCTCTCGCAGGCGGGCGTCGAGGTGCTGGAGGCGCGGATCAGCCACCTGGCCTACGCATCCGAGATCGCCCACGCGATGCTCCAGCGCCAGCAGGCCGGGGCGGTCATCGCGGCCCGGCAGATGATCGTCGAGGGGGCCGTGGGCATGGTCGAGATGGCGCTGGAACGGCTCTCACACAAGCAGATCGTCGACCTGGACAACGACAAGAAGGCCGCGCTGGTGAGCAACCTCCTGGTCGTGCTCTGCTCAGACCGGGGAACCCAGCCGGTTGTGAACGCGGGAAAGTGA
- a CDS encoding Rrf2 family transcriptional regulator, producing the protein MFSQTVEYALRAVVYLADVAPSARTTDQISAATKVPKAYLSKVLQGLARSGIVRSQRGIGGGMALEKAPADLTLLDVINAVEPIRRIKTCPLDLKSHGVHLCPLHRRMDDALAAVEKAFRDTTLAELLADPNPSVPLCDLKPHLA; encoded by the coding sequence ATGTTCTCCCAGACGGTGGAATACGCCCTGAGGGCGGTCGTCTACCTGGCCGACGTGGCGCCCTCTGCGCGCACGACCGACCAGATTTCCGCCGCGACCAAGGTCCCCAAGGCGTACCTGTCGAAAGTCCTGCAAGGCCTGGCCCGCTCCGGGATCGTCCGCTCGCAGCGCGGCATCGGCGGCGGCATGGCGCTGGAGAAGGCCCCCGCCGACCTGACGCTGCTGGACGTCATCAACGCCGTCGAGCCGATCCGCCGCATCAAGACCTGCCCGCTCGACCTCAAGTCGCACGGCGTCCACCTCTGCCCCCTGCACCGGCGGATGGATGACGCCCTTGCCGCCGTCGAGAAAGCCTTCCGCGACACCACCCTCGCCGAGCTGCTGGCCGACCCCAACCCCAGCGTCCCCCTCTGCGACCTCAAGCCCCATCTTGCCTGA
- a CDS encoding protoglobin family protein — translation MRQIDEARLEADTAYRFGYVAEFIGFGPEDVDAIHGAAGALAGLVPGLVDAVYEKLQGYDATWRHFVPRQSGYEGNVPTSLSELTVDHEQIKFRKEHLGRYLVRLVTQKYDAKMVGYLDMVGKMHTPGAGSASLDVPLVQMNSLMGFVADALTATILGLGLDRDREVATVRAFGKLLWIQNDLINRHYQGSRVAELAIGSVA, via the coding sequence GTGCGACAGATCGACGAGGCTCGGCTGGAGGCGGACACGGCGTATCGGTTCGGGTATGTGGCGGAATTCATCGGGTTCGGCCCCGAGGACGTCGACGCGATCCACGGCGCGGCGGGCGCACTCGCGGGGCTGGTCCCGGGCCTGGTCGACGCGGTGTACGAGAAGCTTCAGGGGTACGACGCGACCTGGAGGCACTTCGTCCCACGGCAGTCGGGCTATGAGGGGAACGTGCCCACGAGCCTATCCGAGTTGACGGTGGATCACGAGCAGATCAAGTTTCGCAAGGAGCACCTGGGCCGCTATCTCGTGCGCCTGGTGACGCAGAAGTACGACGCGAAGATGGTGGGCTACCTGGACATGGTCGGCAAGATGCACACGCCAGGTGCGGGCTCGGCCAGCCTGGACGTCCCGCTCGTACAGATGAATTCGCTGATGGGTTTCGTGGCCGATGCCCTGACCGCGACGATCCTCGGCCTGGGCCTCGATCGCGACCGCGAGGTGGCCACCGTCCGCGCGTTCGGCAAGCTCCTCTGGATCCAGAACGACCTGATCAACCGCCACTACCAGGGGTCCAGGGTCGCGGAATTGGCGATCGGTTCCGTGGCCTGA